CATCTCAAGTTCTGTAGCAAGTGTCGCAAGTAGAGATGTAAGGAGAAGAAAAGGAGAAGTTGGTGCCAAATGGTATCGCTGCTGGTACAAaaagaggtttttttttttcgtttggaaaaagaaaaatcaaaagtGAATATTCCCATATTACAGAAGTTGCATGATACCAGAAAGTGGACCTAATTTTTACCCCTTCTTGCTAGGCAAATTTCAAAATGTGGCTTCTAGGAAGCCCAAGGAAACATCCATTTATCACATGAAGTGATTATCTTGGGCATACATCCATTGTTGTCAAATCAAGAATTGAATTGATAATGGAAATCCTAATGTTTTTAATCGAGAATCAAATCAAATGGTAAGATTCACTACAACTTTTGAAAAATctattgaaaatattatatatatacttcctattaatttttattaaaagatattatatatgtgtataaattttaattacaaatcATGTACTAAATATGAAATCAAAGTTAACCTAATGACTTCTTGTGGCCGAACTTAAAGTATCAAACTAGGAAGTTAAAATGTTATACTAAAgataacttgttcttctttcatTAACTTGGGCCAAACTAACAAGTACTATCTTGGGCCATTTGCCCGTTCTTCTTTCAttaacttattcttcttcttttgtatTGTTTGGCTAACGATGCAAATCGCACAATTCTAATACTAAATACACCCCTGCTTTGCACTTTTGAATAAATTTTCTATATGATTAATAGTTCTgctattttgattttaatatatattagtggaattttaatatttagtgatctgctttatattttattttgctaatttattaattttcttgtaTGTGTTTAAATATATGTACATTTTTTGTTATAGTCATGCAGATgtaaactaaattttttaatcaatcgTTTTTCTCTTTATGCAATATCTCTTTCTCATTGTCTCTCACTACCattaatcttattttatttgGAATCTCAAGTTTTATATGATCATATAAGGAGGAGGTCTTTTCCTGATTAATAACAATTAAACATAAGCAAGAGAGGGAGTGGAGCTATCAAGTATTTCATGTGCTATCTTCTTAGAAAGCCGCATGACAAGATCCTAGGAAAGCTTGGCTTGCTTTTACTTCAAGTCATTTCAGGTTTTACTTCTCGCATGCTGGGGAAAGACCTTGCGACGTAGCTCATTAATCGAATATCTAACTTCAGTTTTGCATTTAAAGGTCATTTTTTACTAACAACAAGAAGTATATTCTTAAATTATCCTGGATATGTATAAAAATTGTATGAAATAACAGTACAAACAGACAATTATAACCCCGAAAGAAAACCTATAGAATGTCTTGAACATATTCGTGTCATATATCTGACAAAacttttttaatctaaaatccTAATCTTATACAAAAATCTGAAGATCTTGAAAAATGAACTGATActaccttttcttttcttttttgggtaCTATTTGCCTGAATTAGCTGTTTCTTACTTTCTTTTTGAAACAATGCTTAAATTACTGAAGGCAGAAATGGTAATTTTAAGCATTTTGTGAGGATGTGTAGTCCCTTTTGACCAGTCTTCGGCAGAAAAGAATTACTTATCTCATTATAATGTTTATTCTTTATATACGAATGTGAAACATGGTAAATAATGTAGGTCAAcatttcctcttttttttttggttttgcaGTTTGAATCTGACAAGTTAATATCTGATTCTCCTGGAGTAAAGGTTGAATATCTATCATGCTTGAAGCGTCTTTCAAGCTTGATTAGAGATGGAGAGTTCAAAGAGAGAAAAGTCTCGGGAAAAGCTACATTGCAAGAGCTGAATGATGAAATCAAGCGTGTTGAAGGTGAAATTTCTCATTTGAGGAAACATAAATTCTAAGCAGGATCCAGAGTGATGGTTCAGGCTAGAATCCAGCGACAGCTTTAAAAGTGATGGTGCTAGGCATACACTTATGAGCAATGATttctgtattttatttttaacctgGATTTTTTGTCCCTTTGCTGCTGTCAATTTCTAGATTTTGGATTACATTTCTTGATGAGTTTACATCTCACTGGTAATAAGGTTGTCCAGGACGTGGCATCAGAAGTTCTAGCTTGTAGCAGTATGCAGGTCAACCTGCACTCGTATCAACTCGAATGAGAGTAAGACCATGCAGAATAAACAgggtcttctttttcttttctttttttcacttTGGTACCTTAACCTGGCTATAAACAGGACCATTAATCATACCAGGCTTTCTGCTGTTGAGGGTAGGCACAACTACTACGCGCCTAATAGATATAATTGGTAAAGATGTCTAGAGGGCTAACTGCTAATTCAATTGGAATTGATCTCGAACTCAACGGTTCATGAAAGAACTGTTTACAATTTATTACCAAGACGAGAGTTTGACATGATAGACGCAAAATATATTTGATGGAACTGGAAAAAACATGCTATCAGCAGAAAATCGGTTTAAGTTCAGTTTGTTCTGCAATATAGAATGTGACGTCCTGAAATTCTGATTCACAGTAACCCAGGTAAGAAGTCCATCCAGGTTATTTGTCTAGGTGCTCCATATATAACAGCAAACCAGCAATTAGACAATTCctatagtttttattatttttatgaaagaaaaatgtACGCGGATCAGACAAAAAGAAACCATTACTATAACTACAGCAATTTTAACAATTGGGCGGAGCTCCATTTGATTACCCAATTGGATATAACGCACCTGATACTGACTAATATAACGTAATATTATTGgatataatttattcaattcatgAACCTGACAATATAATCCGCATaatattgatatttaaaattataatttatttaatcaaaGAAATTTTCCTTAACCGATTGAATCCTCAAAAGAATATAATAACATAAATCTTAAAATAACATATCACCGCATATATCtcctaataaaaataattataatttactaaACTAGGTTTAATTTGGTTAAAATGTTAACTATATTTTCCTTTAGAAATCAGCAGTTGCTTATTATTCATTCTCACAAGGGGTAAGCTacttaataatagaaaaaagagGCTTGCAtccaaaacaaaaaccaaataAAACAAATCGCACATTTTGGCACTAGCAAATAGTTGAGCAGCATTTGCCTTTTCGTTTGCTTGTCTAGGATCATCCATTCGCAGACCATAGAATTGTACACCTTCAATCCCTCAGGGTGTCTGACCACATCCGAATTTGCATTTTTATATAAACTTCAGCATAGCATAATAATATAGATGTAgttttaaatactattaaaagcaaaaaaaataataataataatactaggCTAACATTCTACAGTCACTTTCAAAAATGTCAAACACCAATCCAAGCATAGCTCTCCCGCTCCAAAATTTGTCATTTTCAAACAGGGAAGGCGTCCCCTTCCAAAAAATGAACACATTTCCAGCTAAAACGACATCAACTTTCTTGCAAAGCCTTCATCAAATACAATCGGCTAAAGCTCTGCCCAGAAACCCTGCAAAGTTATGGTTTAAGGTTATAATGAGGCAATGAAAGATAAGATAAAGATAACACAAATTTCCACCCTATGCATCTACCTTCTTCCAATCAGAGATATGAGCAACTATTATTACCGGCAATGAGTACACGAAATACATTTCATTTATTTGTGGTTTTCAATGTGgtcaaaaaaatttcaaaaaaaataaaataaaaataaaaattctatcAACTCACTTTTTTTTcctaaagaaaaagaagaaaagtcgCATAAGACGGACCATATTTTGATGCCTTATTCAGTCTAACTCACATCTAAACATTGGCTAGGGAAAAAGCAGCACTCAAACACAAGCATATACACTAGAATAAGTTACATTTTGCCCAACAATTAGAAATTAGATTGTTTATTCACAGTAAACTGTGTACAAGCCTAACAAGTTTCCATAGCAGTGTCAAGAAGAGCAGGTACAATAACCCAATGTTTGACAAAATCATCTAGCTCGTAAAAGAAAACACATGTAATGAGAAAATACAATTGCAATGCAGCCAGCCTCTAATCTGAGATCCACAACATACCCGTTGATTTGGTTGCAAAAGTTTGAAATTTGATTGGTAATGAGGAAGCTATCCAACCGCGATGGCTCAGGGATTGGCTTAAAAATGGGGTTTGAAGGATCCTCCTCAGGCAAAGGCTCTTCTCCTGCAGCTTTACGTGCCATGTTCTCTGACCTATGTTCATTATATAATCCAATATAGAGCtaataaatattcaaattacgaaccaaataataataaaaattggcACCAAGTGGCAACAGTGGAAAAGAATAAACTCAGTATAAGAATTTTCAAATTGTAAAACAGTTAAAAAATAGCTACGTTATGAGCTAGCTGAAGAAGCAGTTTCCCCTCCACGGATATCTAATTATGCCCCTCAACCCTCATAAGGTCTCAACTGTTTTTCTTGCCACTGAAGAAAAGTTTTGACCATCCTTATAACTCAAAACTattgagaaagagagagagagagagagagaagctcCTAGTGAGGTTCTTTTGAGAAGAATCTCTAGAAATTTAATTAGTATTGACAACAGATTGCCATCCTAGAAGTAGGAGATTATTTCATGCTGGAAGTATGCAAATGAATCCCTCAACATCATTAATACTCCTCCATCTCATCCTTCTTGTCATACAATTATCAAGCCAAGGAAAGCAGATCCAAAGGCTATTGTGACGCTGCGGAAGAGTTTAAGACAACTAGATCTCAACAATCACACTAAAATAGGGTTGATTGAGGTTGTAACAAAGATATAAAATTAGGTTACATAAAACCTCTTGATAAAATTCTGGAGGAAAAGCTGCTGAATGTTTATCAGCATCCTATTTATACTATGTAGGATAAAAACCTATTCAAAGAAACctaaataaaaggaaaagaaaatcaatATAATCCATAACTGAAAAGAGAACTAAATAAAATCCAGAACCAAATAGGCCTTCATATGCTCCTACATCACATTGCCTTTTCTTAAGCAGATCAGGAAAGGCCTAACCACAAATTAATATCAATCCAAAAGGAGAGAATGAAAACCAATTCCCAAACCAGTACCATTAGAAGTTTCAGCCACACCAAGCCAAGAGATACTTGTCCAACCAAAATGATGCTGACAATAGTGTTAATTAAGTAAATTGCCCTTCTCAGCTCAACAAGGAACCCGAATTATAGAAAATGAGACCCATCCTCTCCACAATACAGGAAAACTTGGCTGTGTGCATGCAGAATTCTAAGTGTGAAGCCTGGAACTACTCTCATAATAAATCCTACAACTAGCTATGAGATTTAGTCACCTAAGGTCAGCCTCGTTTGTCTATTGAATATCTAACTATAGCTTCTAAATTTACTAAAAATCAATCCTAGAAACGAAAACAGCAGAAGCTGGGATCAGCCTGATACTTCCTCTGAGCAATGATGAGGTATCAATTGAGATTAGACTAAATTACATATCAAGAACAGCTAGAATCCAACTAAGCCTCAATTCCAAGCTAGTTAGGGTCATCCAAATAACCTTTCTTTCTATTTGGCTTTCACTCTATGCCCACCCTTTCATCATCTGTTTCCAATGCAATAATGAATCCTTTTTTACCATCAGGCTCATCATTTTTAGTCCATGTAGCttttaatttcatcaaatataCTTTGTAGTATCATTGCCTTCAGTTTTATTATTACTCTTGTTTTGCTCCCAAATAAAGTGTTATATGACTTGCATAATTTAAAAGGAGAACAACATAAGAGCCAAAAAGTTCATACGAAGCATGCTTTACCTCCTCTTTTGAAGCCACGCTTGCTGCTGAGCTTGCTGGCGTGAAAGATTCCTATAGTAAAATTGGAACTGCAAAAGGAGGcatatttcaaattataaagaTAAGCCATTCAAGCctggaatatatatatatatatacatatatatttttttaaaaaaaggaagACAAACCTTCTGCTGTTCCATTGATAATTCATCCATACACTCAATCAAAAATTCAACATTTCTCTCCATAAATGGATTGGTTGATAATTGCAAACGATCATAATCACACTAAACAAGAAAACCACAGAAGAAGGTTAAAATCAAGAGAGAAGTACATATACTAAAATGCATCTCACGAACAGTCAAAATCCTACCTGGGTGATGGGTGAATCAGCTTCTAACTCTGTCATAAAGGCACTGATAAGTGCAGAATTTGAAACTTTTATCtgtgttattaaaaaaaaaaaagcatatttATCAAAAATGTAAATTGCAACATCTTTTCAGTTCATTAAAATGTTAGTTAATGAAGTAAACAAAGCAATAAATTATTCTAGGCCAAAAGAAAGAATAAGAACAGATTCAGAAGCTTACAGGAATTTCTTCAAAAATATCAACCCATGACAAATTTTTCTCTCTCAACCTGTTGGCACAAAAGAGAAGTCAGAATGAGATTGCCTTAAATAGTTCACAATTGCAACACACTAGCAATAGGAAGATCCTTACTTCTCCCCAGTAAAATTGTTACTGCGGTACAGCTCCATAAAAGCATCAGAAAGTTTCAGGGCCTTCAGAGCTAAGACACCCTGATTGGATCTTGAGGGGTCATAAATGATACATACACATCGCCTAATGTTTTCCTGCAATCACCAACACATAATTGTTAAAGAAAACATCAAGTTAATCAAATAACTATGGAAGGAAAGATATAAACAACAAAACTCAACGCAAATGAAGATAGTAAACAGCAAAATCAATCACTAATGAACTTAAAGACAGTCAGAATAAAACTTGGCTTCCCAAAAAGTTGAACTCAACTTAAATGTTATCCATGTTTATCAAGTATCAATATATAACTTTGATCAAATGTCCGATAAAAGCACCTTCAACTACACTAGCAACTAAAGCTGAATTGATACTTCCTCTTAGCAATTTCCAAAGGCACGGTTACTCAAACAACTAATGGGTAGTAAACCTACATTATCCTGCTAACTTGACATACAAGCTGGAATCCCATGCTTGAAATGCCATTTTAAAGCCTCatcaaaaaatatgaaaagatgTTGCACAAAATAACCAAGTTATTCCAAATCGACTTGGAAAACCTACAACAGAGTTCAAAAAGGTTCTAAAAACATATTTCTTACAAAAACTTTGATAGCCTCGATTCTCTTAACATGTAAAACATCTTTGCTCTGCAATCATATTAAATTACAGAAAAACTCGAATAAGTTTACAGTTCGATCTGGTTTTATTAGTTTAAATTCACAGAGAAATGATTTCATTCATATACATTCACACTTCCCAGCCaaaaatattaaacaaaaataagtttattaaaGATGCAGAAACCACTTTAAAATTGCACGCATGGCATTGttgaagaaaaaattattaaatccaATACCTGGTAGTTCATAAAAGTCTCAATCAATTCCACAGTCTGGAAAGAACCTAACAATGTTGATTGGTACCTGAAATCGAGGAAAAGGAACCAAAGGGTTGCAAATTGGACCAAGATTTTCCCTTATAGACATACATTCATTATGCAGTTACAACTGTGCTATTGTCAAATGCTACCAACCTGAGTTACTAATGAGTAAGGCACTTAATAACTAATGATAGGGATATTGCAGAGGCAAACATGGATTTAACAAATCAAACTCACCATCCAACTGtattattatcaacattaaCCTCCCTCAAGCATCTCATCATTTCAAGCTGGTAATTGGCACCATCAGCTTCAATCTCTTCATCCTCCTCCCGAATCTGcgcaattgaaaaataaattaaaataaaataaattatcataaacCAACGAGCAAGAAGAAGATATGATTCATCTACCGGGAAAGGGAAACAATTGGTAACTTCCAGAATGCTACCAACATCTAACCCAAGAAGCTGGCCAGTAACCAAAGCAGGAGAAAACTCCTTGCAGTGTTTGATTATCTTCAAAATAACCTGTTCATCATTTAAAAGCAAGTTACCACATAATCTTTTAGGGTTTTGAGAGCAATAACAAAAGCCAGACAAAGAATTACCAGTCCCTCGATCTGAACAACTCGAAGTGGAGGAGCCACCTCCTCTGTCGATGCTACTTGAAGGAATGATCTTGCCGTTGCTGCTGCAAAAAATCACAAATTGTTACTCATAATCACCTTATAAACAGAAAAAATTCCAACCATTATAATACATAAAACGTATATCTCTACGCACTGTTGCTGTTGTTAGCCATGACTCGTAGGTTTCCCAAGGATGCAGTTTCGATGACGAGAACTTAGGTTAGGGCAAATCTCTCTGCCTCTAAACCAAAGCAAACCAGTTATCGAGTCAGGTCTATTTGCAAGACAAACGACCGGATCATTCTCCTATATATAACGAACCGAGTCAACCGACCCTGAACCCGTTGCAGCAGAGTGCATATGTATATATTCAGGTTGGGTTGATTAATCGGGTCATGAGGTAAATAATTCGTTCCCCTTTCTTTGGGCTCCATGGTAGCCCAAAATAATACCCAAAACAATCGTTTTCAGGCCCaactaattatatttttgtaatacTGTAATAATGCCTGCTAAATTAAGTTATATTTGAAATTAGCTATATTAGAAAAAACTTTTCATTAGTTACTATATGCAAAATTTCTGtggattttattaaaatttgggaatttttaaagaaatagtGACTCTTAATTCTAAAAGCTTTATTTTGAggttttttctattaatttggtgcttttttatttgaattgagATATTCCTATTAAAATCTATTAGTgatacaataataattatttaaatttttctatcaACTTTTGATTATAAAAAAGCATAAATAACTATTATATAAAATGATTGAAGCAATTATTATGATATTTGTAGTGCTTTTGATGgcctgaaattttattttttgtcaattttctttttgtaattttctGCTTTTCTTTTGTTGTGATGGTGGTTTTGTTTTCATGGTGGATTATGTGATAACAAATGGTGGTCGAGAGTTTGAAGATGAGGTCGATTATTATTCAATGTTGGAGCATTATTTGCTCCATTAAAACTATTTTATAATTAGATGAGATTGCGATAGTCATGATCAATTTTTCTATCTAATAAATAACAGTGATGACCCTTTCGATTTGAGGTAAAGGTGAATTCGATTCTTTTATCTTCTTTGCATTAGTTTTGCCTTTCTATTTACTTATTTTTGTGTAATTTTAGgtgttattttctcttttttgctAGTTAATCAAGTTGAATTCTTTTAGTTATATAATAGATCTTGTGGGTATAATCTTCTCTACCTTGTTAAGCTATTGGTGACGCTTTATCTTCTTATAACCTTTTTTAgtgtgttattttttttttttataattcatgCGATTGGTGCTGCGTTTGGATTGAATTTTATCAGATAATTTGGACTTTTTCATTTTGTAGACTTGATTTTGGACTATCATTAATTTTGAGCTATTGATGCTGTGTTTCGATTGAATTTTATTGAATAGTTTGAACTTTTTCAGATTTTGAactatcattaattttttttaaattatattttatattaagtcaaattaaactttttaatgcaACActctttatataattaaaaaaaacttcatttattataaaaatatagaattaaatttaattttaaaatattattttttatttaattttaaaattttaatataaagtatATCTAACGATAAATTATGTTCTCGACAACCAATCgacatattaataattataataacgtaatattttattaaataagattTGCAACGAAGCTACCCTACACAGCCATTTATTTGCGTTTTTTCGATTTGGCCAACCCAATAATTAGTTCTATGGCGTCAAACTGCGAAGCTATTTAACAAAAACATCccaagaagaagaaaacaaatGGCTGTGACTGCCCACAAACTCCACAAAACCCAGAGCTTACTTTCTTGTTCTTATAAAACCTTCCTCCTCTTCTCCACCTGGTACTCTCCGCCACCGCCACCACCAGCGCCTTTCCATGAAGATCCGATTCTCTCATCTGTGTCCAACGCAATAAAAAACTGCGATACAAAGCCCCTACACATCTCGCTCAAGAAATTCCTCCCTTCTTTCAAAGCGCATCATGTTATCTGCCTCATCAAACACAATCCCCATTCTCTCTCTCCGcagcttcttttttctttcttcaacTTCCTCTCTTCATGCCCCACCTTTCGCCACACAATTCAGTCATATTGCACCATGGTTCATTTCCTTGCTGCCCACCAAATGCACACGCAAGCCCAATCTCTGCTTCATTTCATTGTCTCTCGCAAAGGGAAGGGCTCAGCTCCTTCAGTTTTTGGTTCAATTCTCGAAACTAAAGGTGCCCACTTGTCAAATTCTGTGTTTGATGCTTTAATGAATGCATATACAGATTTGGGATTTATACCAGATGCTATTCAGTGTTTTAGACTGGTTAGGAAGCATAATTTTCAAATCCCATTTGATGGTTGCAAGTTTTTGCTTGATAGAGTTATTAAAACGAGCTTGCCTATGATGGCTTGGGGGTTCTATTTGGAGATTTTGGATTCTGGATATCCACCTAATGTATATagttttaatcttttaattagtaGATTATGTAAAGAGGATAAAATTAAGGATGCCAGttttatttttgatgaaatTGGAAAGAGGGGTCTGCGGCCTACAGTTGTTAGTTTTAATACTCTGATCAATGGATACTGTAAATCAGGGAATTTAGAGGAAGGTTTTAGGTTGAAGATTGTTATGGAGGAGAGTAGGATATTTCCTGATGTTTTTACTTATAGTGTTTTGATTAATGGTTTGTGTAATAATCAGAGATTGGATGACGCCAATCGTCTGTTTGATGAAATGTGTGAGAGAGGATTGGTGCCTAACAATGTTACTTTTACCACATTAATTAATGGACAATGCAAGAGTGGTAGGATTGACTTGGCAATGGAAACATATCAGCAAATGTTAAAAAAAGGGCTGAAACCTGATTTAGTTTTGTACAATACACTCCTTAATGGCCTCTGCAAGATTGGAGATTTCAGGGAAGTAAAAAAGCTTGTGGATGAGATAAATAAGAGAGGGATAACGCCTGACAAGGTCACCTACACCACGCTAATAGATGGTTATTGTAAGGAGGGAGATTTAGAATCAGCTTTAGAGATTAGGAAGAAAATGT
The Manihot esculenta cultivar AM560-2 chromosome 1, M.esculenta_v8, whole genome shotgun sequence genome window above contains:
- the LOC110599917 gene encoding eukaryotic translation initiation factor 3 subunit H isoform X1, with translation MANNSNTATARSFLQVASTEEVAPPLRVVQIEGLVILKIIKHCKEFSPALVTGQLLGLDVGSILEVTNCFPFPIREEDEEIEADGANYQLEMMRCLREVNVDNNTVGWYQSTLLGSFQTVELIETFMNYQENIRRCVCIIYDPSRSNQGVLALKALKLSDAFMELYRSNNFTGEKLREKNLSWVDIFEEIPIKVSNSALISAFMTELEADSPITQCDYDRLQLSTNPFMERNVEFLIECMDELSMEQQKFQFYYRNLSRQQAQQQAWLQKRRSENMARKAAGEEPLPEEDPSNPIFKPIPEPSRLDSFLITNQISNFCNQINGVSGQSFSRLYLMKALQES
- the LOC110599917 gene encoding eukaryotic translation initiation factor 3 subunit H isoform X2, producing MANNSNTTARSFLQVASTEEVAPPLRVVQIEGLVILKIIKHCKEFSPALVTGQLLGLDVGSILEVTNCFPFPIREEDEEIEADGANYQLEMMRCLREVNVDNNTVGWYQSTLLGSFQTVELIETFMNYQENIRRCVCIIYDPSRSNQGVLALKALKLSDAFMELYRSNNFTGEKLREKNLSWVDIFEEIPIKVSNSALISAFMTELEADSPITQCDYDRLQLSTNPFMERNVEFLIECMDELSMEQQKFQFYYRNLSRQQAQQQAWLQKRRSENMARKAAGEEPLPEEDPSNPIFKPIPEPSRLDSFLITNQISNFCNQINGVSGQSFSRLYLMKALQES
- the LOC110620083 gene encoding putative pentatricopeptide repeat-containing protein At1g09680, with product MAVTAHKLHKTQSLLSCSYKTFLLFSTWYSPPPPPPAPFHEDPILSSVSNAIKNCDTKPLHISLKKFLPSFKAHHVICLIKHNPHSLSPQLLFSFFNFLSSCPTFRHTIQSYCTMVHFLAAHQMHTQAQSLLHFIVSRKGKGSAPSVFGSILETKGAHLSNSVFDALMNAYTDLGFIPDAIQCFRLVRKHNFQIPFDGCKFLLDRVIKTSLPMMAWGFYLEILDSGYPPNVYSFNLLISRLCKEDKIKDASFIFDEIGKRGLRPTVVSFNTLINGYCKSGNLEEGFRLKIVMEESRIFPDVFTYSVLINGLCNNQRLDDANRLFDEMCERGLVPNNVTFTTLINGQCKSGRIDLAMETYQQMLKKGLKPDLVLYNTLLNGLCKIGDFREVKKLVDEINKRGITPDKVTYTTLIDGYCKEGDLESALEIRKKMFEEGIELDNVAFTALISGLCKEGKVIDAERTLREMLKSGLRPDDATYTMIMDGFCKKGDVKTGFKLLKEMQSDGHVPGVITYNVLMNGYCKQGQMKNANMLLDAMLNLGVVPDHITYDILLEGHCKNRNLEDFHKIQSEKGLVADYASYKSLLNELSRASKERQKR